The nucleotide window TTCAGTGTGTACTCCATTCTCCTGAAAGGGGTTCTTTGTGTAATCCTTATCATGGAAGATGTGATTCTTTGAAGTGAAACAATCGTGGATAGTTCTTTCAGAAGCTTTAAAACCCCTAGACAAAGATTTTGATTGCATTTTTCAGTTATCTAGTAAAGAGCATTGGGATATCAacagttttttggggggatgtgTGTATGTAGGAGAAGTCATATCTCATTTTCAGATCCCAAGTTTATGTATGAATGTAGATGAAGAGACTTGTCTGACTTGAGTGGAGAACATACTGCATCTGTAGAGAGACTTAGATCTAGACAGGTCTTGCTCGCGTCCATGTGGTATCATTAGGACAACTTCGCTGGACTTGGAATTGTGACCTATGTAAGTGATACAGAGCTCTTAGGAAAAAGCATACGATATAAATCTTCAGTACTACTTTATTTTCACAAGTTAGGTGAATCTTGTTACTTTATTATAGAAATAAGAATTCCTGCTGTCTCTATGTGTTACAAGtcttgggttggaaaaaaaaCAGTTGGTCTAACTAGTACTTAAGAATGCCTAAGATTTTCAAACAGCAAAAGTTCACAGTAATATGTTTCTCTGTGCTTGATGTACTTTGCTATTATCAGTCTTAGACCACTCCAgagttcttctttattttcttttccttttggtcaAAGAGTAGAGATATGTGACTTGCTGCTGCCCCCTGCGCCTCACAACTGCTTGCCTTTACGAGCTAGTATTTATGTCAAGACATGATTCTTGCATGGGTGACCACCGTGAGAGTTAATCTTACTTTTCCCATGTAAACGTGGGCAAGGGAAATTTCAAAAAAGACCGGCGACACATCCATTGAAAAACTGATAGGGTgacttttttggttcttttttgtttggggagagtttgattttttttactgaaatgaGAACTACAAAGAGTAATCTTAAACTGGCGCTGAGAAGGGAGAGGGTTCATGTtagtatatgtaaaataaaaaagcagagaaagcatAATTTTCATGGAGTATTAGATTTGGAAAGAAATAATAGAGTTCATCTAGTCCAGCCTCCTACTGGTGAATAAACACTCATTTTGTGTTTATAGTGAAAACTATTTGAAGTTGGAAGCAGGAATTTGGGTTTGAAAATACTTTGTTGcctaattattttttgctttttctattggAGTTTTTTTTCCTAGTTGCATTATATCTAAGCCTTTATATCtacaaaaacttaaatatatttgcatttatgaATTATTTAGAGCTTTTATGGTTTTTTATACCATTGAATGGATCATAAATAGAAAGAGAATGTAGGTCAGATGTCATTCATATGAATAGTtgggttataatttttaaatcactgtttgGTTGTTATGCAGTATAACTTTAAAGTAGATATAATATTGCATCTCCTTGCCCCAAATACTCCCCTACAGTTTCCATCATGCTGGAGCTTATCCTACTTGCTCTGGTCACTTTCTGCCACAAATATATGAACATGTGCATGGTTTGGGTGTCATGCACAAATGCTTTTAGAGTTATGTATAAATCTATTCTTTGCTGTTTTCTTGTGAATTTTTGTTGTTAgctgttaaaaaattaaaggagtaaTGCCctagttttgttttataaagaaCCAAAGGAATGATCTTTGTTGTCTTGaaaaaataacagttttaaaaGGATGTTCACTAAATATTGTGAAATCATCATTCCACCCAGGGAGCTAGGTTTGAAACTTCAACTTGcagataaaaatgagaaatttatggCTAATTTTCTTACAATTCAGCTGTGTTAACCCTCACTGTccattttactttcattactgGTATCATGCCTCATCCACATAAACTTACCAATAACATTTCTGTTGTTGTAAATATCTGTTATGTCCAGATGCATTGGTATCAGCAGTTAACAACAGATACAAACTTTGTAGAATGTTGTATTTCCACAATATGTATTGTTagttcagccttttttttttttttttttttttttaatgggtggaGGCTTGATCACTGTGGTGTAATCGGAGAGATGTAGTCagcattgaaaaaagaaaaggagctaTGCTGAAGGAAAAGTAGCTGCATAACTGGCTGATTatgtttaatacattaaaaaatagggTACTATGAGTACTTCTTACTCTGTCAGTCCTGTTTCAGAGAGCTGAAAATTGTCAATGCTTTGTCCATTGATATGGATGTCCAGGTCAGTCCTGTTTGGGGTCTTAGAGACCAGAGGAGTTGGAAGTTCAGGAATGGTCTTGTCAAAATTATCCATCTTGATTTGATATTCACCTTTGGAACCTCGGGTCAACAGAGATGCAAAACAGTGATGTAACATGATCTCAGAGGGTAGGTAGGATGTCCTCCTTTGGCATATTTCTCCAGTGCCTTCCTGCATTGCGGAAAGGAACACAACTAATTCAAAGTGGGGAGGATTTTCCTGCTGGAGCAGAGTAGCCAGAGGACTCGATGGTATAATGGAGTGATAGTAGGTTAGTGGAAAGATAAAGAATGGACATTCCTCAGAACTGATGCCATCTAGGTGGAAGTCCACACTGGTCTGGTAGAGTTCGCCGTTTTCTCTTTCCTGATAGAGTACAGCTGAGACCCGAACACTGGTTAGAGGGCTAGGTCGAGTGTTGGCCACTTGGAAAATAAGATTAGGTTTGCCATCTATATGAGCTACTACTGCTAAGTCAGTAAAGCGAATTGAGAAAGCTCGATTTTTTGGCCGGGCAATCTTCGCCACAAAGGCACCTAAATTAGAAACCATTGAATTGTTTTTAGAATGAACACTCTAAATATCAATAccgtttcttcttcttttttaaaatatcagtaccTTTTCTGAATGAGAAAAATTTAGCAAATGGTTGTAATTTCTTGTGCCACGCCTTCTGAATGagtcaggaattgaactcacTGTTAATTTCTCATTTGCctgaaacatttttcaaaattttaaaactgatttcaaaATGGATAAGCAGAATTCATTTTGTTACATAGAAATGTAAAACTTTACTTTGTTATGAAGTCCAAGAGTGGTCATTTCCTCTATTTTTgctccttctttaaaaaaaaagtaacagaaaataaatgcaatttagTTGCAACCAGATGACTTCAAGCTGAAATAGAGAGTAGATTGGATTCAGAGTAGAATGATTTGTGGTGGGGAGGGGCCAGTAGAACGAGTGATACATTGAAGAAGTTTTAACTTGGAAATTTatacaaaccttttttttttttttttttttaaagaaggatctGCCTGTAAGGTAATTTCAGTGAACCCTTCAGGTGCATCCTCCTTGTGCCCTCACAACTATAGATCGGGTTTCTTAACTCCTTTTATGCCACAGAGGTAGTTGGTAGGCTGGTGAGGTCTGTGGACCGCTTATCAGAATTatgttttaaatgcataaaaacaaaatacataaaaaggaaaccaaatgtattgaagtctagttgagcattaaaaaaattgtatactATATGTGCTTTTTTAATGCATTAGTAAAATATAGTAGCAGGTTTAGTACTATGATTTGGAAGTATTATAGTGTAATATGAAGCTATTTGTGATTTCTGTTTGTACCAGACTTACACAGGTATAGCtgatgctgttgttttttttattgcCTATGTTTATATAATCAGAGGATATGCCAAATTTCAGTTAGAGGTTAGTATAAAAAATATGCAGGTTTTTCCTAAGTTAGCAGATCCCCTATGTTTTGTTGACTGACTAACCAGTGTAAGAACTCTTCTTGTGAAGATAAGTGATTTGCTCCAGGTTATAAAGCCAGTTGGTAGCACACTGGGACTTTATTCCAAGTCATGGTTAGTATGGCCCATTGCTTACTTTCTCAGATTATTACTGGGTAGTGGGTTaaaacaagattttcttttctttttttaattttttaattgtatgtatCACTAGCCCTTCTTAAGGAAGGAATCTTAGCTGCCAGCTTTATCAGCaaaattttacagtttttgcGGGCCCGGTTTCCAGTGTACTTTGCTAAGTTGTGTGTCCTTGGTCTCTAATGTACAGTGCTGACTATGGTGCTCTGGGCCCACCAGATATTGAGTAAATGTTGAGAAGATGAACTCAGAGGAGAAAATTCTAGCAcagtaaaggttaaaaaaaatcaaattcctctGTTAGGTAAAATGACTATCAAAATATACATTGAACATACTTATTcacttacttaaaatatttagcttTCTCTGAAAAACTCCTTTTAGactttctattaatatttttttggctggtAGCATTATGATcccttttttcttaagtttcaatAGATAAAACTTAAGTATAGAGTCaggtttcttaaaatttttcctgTCGTTTGACCCTAGagtctttcttctccatctcaggCATTACCTGCCGATAGTACAAATACATCTGCAGTACAATTGCTTATAACTGACCCTACCCTTCCCAAaacattcatacatttttttaaagaacaaaaacaattacCTGTGATAAAAGCCTCTAGCATGAGGCCTAGGAGCATTTGTATGGCAAGTAGGGCGATTGCACTTGGACAGTCACCACTGGGGAACATGGTACCATAACCAATTGTAAGTTGTGTctccagggagaaggagaaggcagCTGTGAAACTGGTGATGTACTTGACACAGATAGTGTGGTTTCCAGGTGGGGCATCATGATCTAGTTCCAGATCACCATTCATCTCAGCCAGAATATACCAGAGCACTGCAAAGACAAGCCAGTGGACaacaaaagaagcagagaaaaccaGCATCATCCAGCGCCAGCGCATGTCCATTAGGATTCCCCACGCGTCTCGAAGATACGCAAGACCTCTTTGAGCGCCGTCCATTTGAAGTGTGCTGTGGCCATCCTTGGTGACTATCCTCCGGTATCTCCGAGTTAGGAGAGGAGCAATAACTTTGCAGTTACTGCCGTCCATCTCAGGCTGTAATTCTCTGAAATCAAAAGTAAATTAGTAAACTCTTTACTGCTTTACAGTTAGTATTAATAGATTCTGGGACGTTATTTGCTTTGTAATTTCTTTGGAATGCTTCCCCGACCGCTGCGCAGGCTTTCGCAGTCTGAtagctctttctcttttctctttacatAAAGGAGCAGTTACTGACCAAGTCATTCTTGTGATAGCTAATCATAGATTGCTTTGGAGTgtcttttattgtttcctttaatgACTGTTAAAATATTGTTCAGCATTTTAGCAAATCCCCAAGGGTTGGGATTTCGATTCATGCCTTCTTTGACACTTCCGTTACCTTTCCTGCACAAATCCAGGTTGCAGGTGTGTATCACTTTGACTGAACATTATGTATAAATAACAACTTAATTATTAGCTGTAAATAATTGATAATTATAACTTATAATTAAAAGGAAAGTTAAATACATGTTCCTCTGTGTAAATAAATAGACATCATTTAGCAGTGTAGTGTAAAACtgtctgaaaatgttttgaagtCAAACTTTGGATAAGGAAAAACTTTTAGAGATCCATAGTTCTCTTGGATACTTTATAATTAGCCTATTGAAAGTTTTAGGATtaggtttgctttgtttttattttgtggagtcttttcctttatggctgaTGGACTACCGACCTTTTGAATACTTCTAGATTCTGATTAGATTGTGGGGtggagagaaaattattttcttggcaAAATAAGAAATTCCAGGTAGCGATTCCTAGGTAATGTTAATTTTGAGAGTAAATGAACCAGAAGAAAAAGCTTTGAGTTTAATGAGCTAAAATAACCATTTAGACatcaaatggcattttaaaagcataattagTAAAATTAGTTTTCAGCTGTAAGCAGTTTTCATCTGTGTATGCTTTTCTCTTTGTGGTGAGTAGAAATCTGATGTGTGCTTTGCATGTGACTGTCGTTGCATACCATAGATATCAAAGATCTATGCAGAAACAACCAGGAACAGAATGGGAAATACGTTAAGTGCTACTTTCTTCTTTGCCATAGTCCAATACTGGGAGTCTATGGTTGACTCTTTTTGTTGCTTCTTCCTTCAGAAGCAGATGCCCTTGGAAATGTTGCATATTCTCTTCCCATCTTTTGAATGACAGTGATGCTTAAGAAGGGAactagaggcatatggagctcGGCTGTTGGAGTTTGCTGGATCCTCCTCTTTCTGGGGACTTTGAGGCTTGGGAGGCTGCTTTCCTGTGTTGTTGGAACTGGACCTTTGCCAGCTAGGATTATACTTTCGCTTTTGTCCTAAGGctaatttaacatttattggTGATATTAGAGACATTCTCGTGTATTTTCTTCGGATTTGAGTTACTGATGGACCATTGGCATGACCGTTAAGTTTATTTAGATTAGATGACCATTTCAGCCtcatataataaattaaaaaaaaatcttaggtcATTAGTGTGTTATAACTTATTATCCCAACAGTTTATCATTGtcatttggtatttttgttttttgtttttcttgacacAGCTATTTAATGACTTATTTTGCTAGGCTTTTTGATATTTTAGAAGACCCCATCTTTGTCTGCCCCTTTGGAAGttataataacaacaacaaaatatccataggcactgtgctaggtgtttCATACTGCATTGTCTCTAATACTTTGGTATCTCAGCAAGACAGACATTATTATTCTACTTTTCAGGTGAGAGCCCTGAGGATCTGGCAGATAAAAGAAATTTACACAAGGGAGATGGGGGCCTGGGATTGTTTGGATTGTTTTCCAAGTCTGCCTAACTTAAACAgttgggtctttttgtcttttttgttttaagagaGTTTGGTGAGATAAAAGTTTTTCCCAAGATGATTGATAATGCATTAACAAAATAGTCTTTTGACAGCCAGATTTTTAGCACCCTTAGTAGATGCTCTTCTGATCCTCATAAATGTCTCAAGTATCCATTTTAAATCATCATTAGCTTTATACATGACTTTTATgtcaataattaataatattagcTAATATGTATagtttactctgtgccaggaatcaCACCAAGCACTTCTCATGTATCGACTTATGTAAAACCAGCAGCAGTGCTTGACACACAGACTTCTTGGTTAGTGTTAGTTGCTTTCACAGTAATaagtaccatttattaaaaatggtACCTTTTTATAGGTAATGAAACTGAGGCAGAGTGAGTTTCCTAAGATCCCAAAAGTAGTAATAAGTGGTGATAAATTCCTGCTGGGTCCGTAGTCTAGAGGCAGTGCTATATTGCCTCTAAGATAGGTATTTTGACTCTGGTTAGCCTTTATGAATAACGCAATTTGATTAGTTTTCTTCAAGAGCCTCTGCAGAGTATTCTTCAGAAATGCTTTTAGGTTAAGACCTATGATTTGTcggcaagaaatacattttcagttAAGGAAGACATCTTGCAAGAGTTGAAGGTTAGTGCAGTCAGAATTATTACATCGTCTAGTCGTGGATTCTGCAGGGCAGTAGAGTTGAAACAAAGTGTGGAGAAGGGAGTTTTTATGAAGCATTGCCAAGTTTGTATTTTGCCAggtgaaaaaatacttttaaaaatacaatgctCTTATCATCGCTTAtaaaagaaaaggctttttttttttttttcttttttttagggctacacttgtggcctgtggaggttcccaggctagggattgaattggagctttagcctccggcctacgctgcagtcacagcaacaccagatcggagctgtgtctgtaatccacaccacagctcacggcaatgccagatccttagcccactgagtgaggccagggattgaacctgcgtcctcatggatactagtcagatttgtttctgttgagccatgacggaaactccagaaaagGTCTTTTGAACTTGAAGAAGGATATAGCAATAAAGGGAAGTTGGCTACCTTCATTGAGTTTGTGAACTGCTATGTGGTTTTGCAGTATCCATGGCTTTGACCTTTATTGTTTCCTGCTTCCTGTCCATGTAAAAATGCTTGTGGACCTATATACTAGTGCTGTTCTACCTATGGAACCACTGATTGcttattttatcacaattaattTGGTGGAGGGGTAGTTAATGATTCCTCTTGATTTTCAACCTATTAAGTTCTAAAATTCATTACTTGGGGAGATAGCCTTTGTATAAATACTATAGCTAACAAAATTAATTATTCCCATTTGGGCCTTTTCAGGATTGTTACTTCTTATCTACAGCTTTTGTAGCACTCTTGCTCTAGCCTTTTACAGTTTATTATTTCTTGCAACTAAATACACAGAAAAGACCTATGAACAGGACAGTCAAAAGACTATGTCAAAACTGTGAAGCAGtatccattttacatataaaaccTTGCTAGATCTTGTCAAAATGTGTTAGAAAGTGAAGTAATTGAGAGAAGTAAATTTTTGATTCCCACTTAATAGATTGCCCTGAGTAACTCCATTCTTTGGACTCATGTAGTCGGTGTGGTTCAACATAAGGAAGACACGATGGGGAATCTAGCCGGCCTGACTGGGAATCTGTTGGTTACATGGCTGTGTCAGTTTGGGCAAGCCACCCGATGCCCTTGGCCAGGCTtccttatattaaaaagaaaaagaaagaaaagggaattaaatAACATGTTCCTTTAAAATTTGTAAACTTAACTACCATTTCTTCCTACTGACAGAGGTTTCCTACATGAtcttttttctatataattttacatCTGCTTGtatggtatttaaaaaattattattgcttGATATATGTAGGTTTTCTTTCCATCAAATTAAAAAGTGTCTGGACAGATGGTATGTTTATTATATTTCCAGGTAATTTTCATACCCTTATAAGTGCTTTTAGAACATATTTGTCTTAGCCTGCATTTATATGATTCTCATAAACTGGTCTTAATAAGAAGTAGAGTCAAACCTTGGGATGGTTTGCTTGTATCTCTTTGTGTGGGCTATAAGATATTTGCCTATTTATAAATCATTGGAAGAAAACAGTGCTTTATAAAAATGACAGTTTGAGCTGCTTCTTTGGTGGTCAAAGTAACGGATTGGTTCTAATCATTAGGTTGTAGCCCTTTCTGTCTTTTATTGTCATGTCGTAAGTAGTAGTGTAGTTGTGTTAAACAGTTAAGACATGAGCAATGACTGTAGATGTGAGGTGATTACAGTATTACtgtgtatttgttcatttctgGGGTAAACAATAGACTGTAGAGTCATAAGCATCTCTCTTGCCCTCCATAATTAGGCCAAACAGTCTGAGTTCTGATTCTATTATATAAGCTCAGAGATTCTTTTATCTcttaatttcttatttgtagaagCATCTAATTTCAGTAGTAATTTCATGCGTAAAAAGAAATTAGGACACTCATCACTTtcttatggattaaaaaaataaaaaggatttttttttttttatgctcacTTTGGGTTTAAatccttttcaaaagaaaaaggtacatttttttaaaaagccattgaaTTTTTTCCTGgggcctttttcttttcatttctatattatAATGGAGGATTAGTATATATTTagtaaaacaggaagaaaatttccaaaaggactcttctgtttctaaaatttaaagaaaaagagtaaagaatCTTAATGTATGACCCTGTAGGtaatgtctttgttttaaaaCTCTGTTCACAATATCTAGCTCAGTCCCTatctgtcagtctttttttttttttttttccctgttccccctaaggaaagaaatagattGAATATTATTTCATGTACTCACCAGTGCTTCTTCTGGGTCAGCTTATATACACAAGCAGGTCTTAAGGAAACTTTCGGAGTCTGTCTTTTTGATgaggtaattttaattttcacgTCCAGTTTGTAGGTTCTCTTCTTGGACTGGGTTTACAGTTCACATTCCTCTGTTTATAATGTCGTGGGGGTTGGTTTCAGCTGAAGCTGATGTGATTGGTCACTTAGTCTGCAGGGGGGCCAATTAGCTCTGATCATGTGGAAAAGAATGCCGGTTTGTTAGGAGGTCTTTCTTTACCCAACACAAATCTTAACAGCTCTGGAGAAAGCCTCCAGAACTGACTTGGAGAAGGGGTGCATTTTTTCCCTCTAATCGGAACCGGTCTTTAGTAAGTTTGCATAATCTTACTTAAGAGTTTATTTTAAAGTTCAAAGGGATAAAATTCCCTGCAAGATTTCCTTTCAGCCGTCTTTCCTTATGTAGCATGTTGAAGTGTGGGATATTTCCTTTACTAATCTTTTTTTATATCCTTGAATAAGGACTTTTAGGtataaattaatgaatggatTTTACTTGTTTTCCTTTCATAGCACGTCTCATCAGAATGCTACCACTAATTCTAGAGCTAGTAATGTTACCTGAaatctttttgggggggagggcaaggaggcagactcttttatatttttaacgcTGTGTACAGAGACCTTGAATAAGAATAGTTGTTCTCTACCTCATACTAATCTTTAAAAAACCCACTTCGGTGAAAGGACTGAAGAATTTTTCTGAAGTCATGCCTTAGTGATGTTTAATGAATGTTTCCCTGAGAAGTATGATGACATTCAATAGCACATAGAGTTCAGGGTACAGCAGATTTAACTTAACATCTAAATAATGTTTATACCTAATATAATGTTTGTGATCCAGCTTGTAGCAAGCTCAAAATGAGCTGTCAGATGGCTTTGTATAAGGCCTTACTGAGCAATGCTTTCCTCCACCTCCGTTagctgattttaaaactttgatcAAGTGTCACACGTAAGAGGATCTGAGAAACAAAGGCTGTGATTGTTCAAAGTAAAATCATGGAAGGCCTGCTGGGAAAATTATTAATGTAGACCAATATAATGCTACTTAGAAGTGAAATCCGCCTTTGTAGATTCCTTCTCCCcctacaattcaaaaatatattaattccttctttgtttttttaatgccaaaCATTTCAATACAAGTTCAGACACAGCATTGGAAACTTTGA belongs to Phacochoerus africanus isolate WHEZ1 chromosome 3, ROS_Pafr_v1, whole genome shotgun sequence and includes:
- the KCNJ13 gene encoding inward rectifier potassium channel 13 — encoded protein: MDGSNCKVIAPLLTRRYRRIVTKDGHSTLQMDGAQRGLAYLRDAWGILMDMRWRWMMLVFSASFVVHWLVFAVLWYILAEMNGDLELDHDAPPGNHTICVKYITSFTAAFSFSLETQLTIGYGTMFPSGDCPSAIALLAIQMLLGLMLEAFITGAFVAKIARPKNRAFSIRFTDLAVVAHIDGKPNLIFQVANTRPSPLTSVRVSAVLYQERENGELYQTSVDFHLDGISSEECPFFIFPLTYYHSIIPSSPLATLLQQENPPHFELVVFLSAMQEGTGEICQRRTSYLPSEIMLHHCFASLLTRGSKGEYQIKMDNFDKTIPELPTPLVSKTPNRTDLDIHINGQSIDNFQLSETGLTE